A single genomic interval of Lathyrus oleraceus cultivar Zhongwan6 chromosome 7, CAAS_Psat_ZW6_1.0, whole genome shotgun sequence harbors:
- the LOC127100534 gene encoding uncharacterized protein At4g10930 isoform X2: MLLYLHCFIIDLQVYDTIGSNKVEDGSFFRDDDWSIDGKNNSLSFPSYYIDENAVTCLDGDGCKIRNGLASIEEDSGLDTSIACDSCDLWYHAFCVGFDTEGTSESTWLCPRCEVDEVSKETDTSSIKEATLECNPDNNNSECHAEDSFSGIVSVSIADTGETAVVVSMVDRNKWVPETNERGLCPPEVDGDRLTESCSLMSDTNNQPQAAEKTTLSPIMKVEELELSLSHSTSKSSMHNDLKKIDNGTRCELSSFDGTKLFDESHAKTSPCKTESDMGLHLGLSVGSFITVNDVDTSKTKDQATDALCSSPEVFPLKGDEMEINACEDSDRVAGRKRKHFDYSHEQVHTKADDEDAKPELLVEASQKKIRAADSQIISANDSADAQLSDNAKKSPAIKRSPTKEIAASDIMNIVKGTNRRLSKGLADTNASEKLAEKKGNMAGLRVKKIMKRVSDDGESSSVVQNLRKEIREAVRNKSSISFEDNRFDKNLLEAFRAAITGPKTELVNKLSPTALKAKKSMLQKGKVRENLTRKIFATSNGRRKRAWDRDCEIEFWKYRCMRASKPEKVETLQSVLDLLRKSSENPESEQTPSCQAKNPILSRLYIADTSVFPRKQDVKPFSEQTKLNNPSAKGTNQSVDNKTIKATEVNYLLSKTRVCSSEKKVDKKIVRGPVGKVHSSSHSEGTSVSSSASANVGTKESGLKSDSVKGDKRKWALEVLARKTAVGSKSTSNESQEEDAIFKGNYPLLAQLPTNMRPVLAPCRHNKIPVSVRQAQLYRLTERLLKNANLPIIRRTADTELAVADAINIEKEVADRSNSKPVYLNLCSQELLHRTNNKKSNADTDKTPPTSSPVHTDQPELNTDDMSTDPDVQIALKNAGLLSDSPPSSPYKDNEICNENEVSGPKDILELDSNPELDIYGDFEYDLEDDDYICASVTKVPNLKQEQSEPKVKLVFSTTSLKKTNNDLDCADCKGSENNEVPGDTSCSPDCQSDVVHRDSTNDAEIGHPSVSSGLLPCEDSVDPADSEFEELYGPDKEPLIKKFPDGELRSVHGEGKTEFQSENNNFHKDEEHVLDKAVNGAELGNDKSSNISGTNENIQRKKEKSDIPAQQSNNENPIAKKVEAYIKEHIRPLCKSGVITAEQYRWAVAKTTEKVMKYHCKSKNANFLIKEGEKVKKLAEQYVEAAQENRKN, from the exons ATGCTGCTTTATCTTCATTGCTTTATTATAGATCTTCAG GTATATGACACCATAGGGAGCAATAAAGTCGAAGATGGCTCATTCTTCAG AGATGATGACTGGTCGATTGATGGGAAGAATAACAGTTTGTCATTTCCCTCTTACTACATTGATGaaaat GCAGTTACTTGCTTGGATGGCGATGGATGCAAAATTCGAAATGGATTGGCAAGTATTGAAGAAGATTCTGGTCTTGATACATCAATTGCTTGTGATTCATGTGATCTATG GTATCATGCCTTCTGTGTGGGATTTGATACTGAAGGTACATCTGAAAGTACATGGTTATGCCCACG ATGCGAGGTTGATGAAGTTTCTAAAGAAACAGATACCAGTTCAATAAAGGAGGCAACCCTGGAGTGTAACCCAGATAATAATAACAGCGAATGTCATGCTGAGGATTCCTTTTCAGGAATAGTGTCTGTTTCCATTGCTGATACTGGGGAGACAGCTGTTGTTGTCTCAATGGTTGACCGAAACAAATGGGTTCCAGAAACAAACGAGAGAGGCCTTTGTCCTCCTGAAGTTGATGGGGATCGGTTGACTGAATCATGTAGTTTAATGTCTGATACTAATAATCAGCCGCAGGCAGCAGAGAAGACAACTTTGTCACCTATCATGAAGGTAGAAGAACTAGAGCTGTCCTTATCACACTCAACTTCTAAATCCTCCATGCATAATGATTTAAAGAAAATAGATAATGGAACAAGATGTGAGCTGAGTAGCTTTGATGGAACCAAGTTATTTGATGAGTCCCATGCCAAAACTAGTCCATGCAAAACTGAATCTGATATGGGTCTTCATCTGGGTTTATCGGTGGGCTCTTTTATAACTG TCAATGATGTGGACACGAGCAAAACAAAAGATCAAGCAACTGATGCCCTGTGCTCGAGTCCTGAAGTTTTTCCTTTGAAAG GAGATGAAATGGAAATCAATGCTTGTGAGGACAGTGACAGGGTGGCTGGTAGAAAGAGGAAGCATTTTGATTACAG TCACGAGCAAGTTCATACAAAAGCTGATGATGAAGACGCCAAGCCCGAACTATTGGTTGAAGCTTCACAAAAGAAAATTAGAGCAGCCGATAGTCAAATTATTAGTGCTAATGACTCGGCTGACGCTCAACTTTCTGACAATGCTAAGAAAAGTCCTGCTATAAAACGTTCTCCAACAAAGGAGATTGCGGCATCCGATATAATGAATATAGTTAAAGGGACAAACCGTAGGCTTTCCAAGGGACTAGCTGACACTAATGCGAGTGAAAAGTTAGCTGAAAAGAAAGGAAACATGGCTGGATTGAGGGTTAAAAAGATTATGAAAAGAGTTTCTGATGATGGAGAATCATCCTCAGTTGTCCAAAATCTAAGGAAGGAAATTAGAGAGGCTGTCCGCAACAAATCCTCTATAAGCTTTGAGGACAACCGTTTTGATAAAAATCTTCTTGAAGCTTTCAGGGCTGCTATAACAGGGCCTAAAACTGAACTTGTAAATAAGTTATCACCTACAGCTCTGAAGGCAAAGAAGTCAATGTTACAGAAAGGGAAAGTACGGGAAAATCTAACTAGGAAAATTTTCGCGACATCCAATGGAAGGAGAAAGCGGGCATGGGATAGGGATTGTGAAATTGAGTTTTGGAAATATCGTTGCATGAGAGCTTCAAAGCCTGAAAAGGTCGAAACTTTACAATCAGTTCTCGATCTTTTAAGAAAAAGTTCAGAGAATCCAGAATCAGAGCAAACACCCAGCTGTCAGGCCAAGAATCCAATTCTTTCCAGATTGTATATAGCAGATACATCTGTTTTCCCACGGAAACAGGATGTCAAACCTTTCTCAGAGCAAACTAAACTAAATAACCCATCTGCAAAAGGAACAAATCAATCTGTTGATAACAAGACTATCAAAGCAACAGAGGTAAATTATCTCTTATCAAAGACCAGAGTTTGTTCATCTGAGAAAAAAGTAGATAAGAAGATTGTACGTGGTCCAGTTGGTAAAGTACATTCAAGCAGTCACTCAGAAGGAACATCGGTTTCATCTTCAGCCAGTGCCAACGTTGGCACAAAGGAGTCAGGCCTTAAATCTGATTCTGTAAAAGGTGATAAAAGAAAATGGGCTTTGGAGGTTCTTGCGAGGAAAACAGCTGTTGGAAGCAAGAGCACATCAAATGAAAGTCAGGAAGAAGATGCAATTTTTAAAGGAAATTATCCTTTGCTT GCCCAATTACCAACTAATATGAGACCAGTGTTGGCACCTTGTCGCCACAATAAAATTCCTGTATCTGTGAGGCAG GCACAGCTTTACCGCCTGACAGAACGCTTATTGAAGAACGCAAATCTGCCAATCATTCGCAGAACTGCAGACACAGAATTGGCTGTTGCAGATGCAATTAATATTGAAAAGGAGGTTGCTGACAGATCCAACAGCAAACCAGTGTATCTGAATCTTTGTTCACAAGAGCTATTGCATCGCACAAATAACAAAAAATCGAATGCAGACACTGACAAGACTCCACCAACCTCGTCACCAGTGCATACTGATCAACCAGAACTAAATACTGATGATATGTCGACTGACCCTGACGTTCAAATAGCGTTGAAAAATGCTGGTCTGTTGTCTGATTCGCCACCAAGCAGTCCATATAAGGATAATGAAATATGTAATGAAAATGAAGTGTCAGGGCCCAAGGATATACTTGAACTAGATTCTAATCCTGAGCTGGATATTTATGGTGATTTTGAGTATGATTTGGAAGATGATGATTACATATGTGCTAGTGTTACAAAGGTCCCAAATCTAAAACAAGAGCAAAGTGAACCAAAAGTGAAACTTGTTTTCTCCACAACGAGCTTGAAGAAAACAAATAATGATTTGGATTGTGCAGACTGTAAGGGGTCTGAAAACAATGAAGTGCCAGGAGATACCTCTTGCTCCCCAGATTGTCAAAGTGATGTAGTCCACAGGGATTCTACCAATGATGCAGAGATTGGCCATCCTTCGGTTTCTTCTGGGCTTCTACCATGTGAGGATAGTGTTGATCCAGCTGATTCAGAATTTGAAGAATTATATGGCCCTGATAAAGAACCACTTATAAAAAAGTTTCCAGATGGTGAATTACGATCAGTACATGGAGAGGGCAAGACTGAATTTCAAAGTGAGAATAATAATTTCCATAAGGACGAAGAACATGTCTTAGACAAAGCAGTAAATGGTGCTGAATTAGGGAATGACAAATCTTCTAATATATCTGGGACTAATGAGAATATTCAAAGGAAGAAAGAGAAATCTGACATCCCTGCCCAACAGTCTAACAATGAAAATCCAATAGCAAAGAAG GTAGAAGCCTACATCAAGGAGCATATCAGGCCACTGTGCAAGAGTGGCGTGATTACGGCGGAGCAGTACAGGTGGGCTGTTGCAAAAACAACCGAAAAGGTTATGAAATATCATTGCAAATCAAAGAATGCGAATTTCCTCATAAAGGAAGGTGAGAAGGTAAAGAAACTTGCAGAGCAGTATGTTGAAGCAGCCCAAGAGAATAGAAAAAATTGA
- the LOC127100534 gene encoding uncharacterized protein At4g10930 isoform X1: protein MESDFETNDTFTLSQDPFDANDNDNLDAEGERCGICMDMVIDRGVLDCCQHWFCFVCIDNWATITNLCPLCQNEFQLITCVPVYDTIGSNKVEDGSFFRDDDWSIDGKNNSLSFPSYYIDENAVTCLDGDGCKIRNGLASIEEDSGLDTSIACDSCDLWYHAFCVGFDTEGTSESTWLCPRCEVDEVSKETDTSSIKEATLECNPDNNNSECHAEDSFSGIVSVSIADTGETAVVVSMVDRNKWVPETNERGLCPPEVDGDRLTESCSLMSDTNNQPQAAEKTTLSPIMKVEELELSLSHSTSKSSMHNDLKKIDNGTRCELSSFDGTKLFDESHAKTSPCKTESDMGLHLGLSVGSFITVNDVDTSKTKDQATDALCSSPEVFPLKGDEMEINACEDSDRVAGRKRKHFDYSHEQVHTKADDEDAKPELLVEASQKKIRAADSQIISANDSADAQLSDNAKKSPAIKRSPTKEIAASDIMNIVKGTNRRLSKGLADTNASEKLAEKKGNMAGLRVKKIMKRVSDDGESSSVVQNLRKEIREAVRNKSSISFEDNRFDKNLLEAFRAAITGPKTELVNKLSPTALKAKKSMLQKGKVRENLTRKIFATSNGRRKRAWDRDCEIEFWKYRCMRASKPEKVETLQSVLDLLRKSSENPESEQTPSCQAKNPILSRLYIADTSVFPRKQDVKPFSEQTKLNNPSAKGTNQSVDNKTIKATEVNYLLSKTRVCSSEKKVDKKIVRGPVGKVHSSSHSEGTSVSSSASANVGTKESGLKSDSVKGDKRKWALEVLARKTAVGSKSTSNESQEEDAIFKGNYPLLAQLPTNMRPVLAPCRHNKIPVSVRQAQLYRLTERLLKNANLPIIRRTADTELAVADAINIEKEVADRSNSKPVYLNLCSQELLHRTNNKKSNADTDKTPPTSSPVHTDQPELNTDDMSTDPDVQIALKNAGLLSDSPPSSPYKDNEICNENEVSGPKDILELDSNPELDIYGDFEYDLEDDDYICASVTKVPNLKQEQSEPKVKLVFSTTSLKKTNNDLDCADCKGSENNEVPGDTSCSPDCQSDVVHRDSTNDAEIGHPSVSSGLLPCEDSVDPADSEFEELYGPDKEPLIKKFPDGELRSVHGEGKTEFQSENNNFHKDEEHVLDKAVNGAELGNDKSSNISGTNENIQRKKEKSDIPAQQSNNENPIAKKVEAYIKEHIRPLCKSGVITAEQYRWAVAKTTEKVMKYHCKSKNANFLIKEGEKVKKLAEQYVEAAQENRKN from the exons ATGGAATCAGATTTCGAGACGAACGATACTTTTACACTGTCACAGGATCCATTTGATGCCAACGACAAT GATAATTTGGATGCTGAAGGGGAAAGATGTGGAATATGTATGGATATGGTTATTGACAGGGGAGTATTGGATTGCTGTCAGCACTG GTTCTGCTTTGTATGTATTGACAACTGGGCTACCATCACTAATCTCTGCCCACTTTGCCAGAATGAGTTTCAGTTGATCACCTGTGTTCCA GTATATGACACCATAGGGAGCAATAAAGTCGAAGATGGCTCATTCTTCAG AGATGATGACTGGTCGATTGATGGGAAGAATAACAGTTTGTCATTTCCCTCTTACTACATTGATGaaaat GCAGTTACTTGCTTGGATGGCGATGGATGCAAAATTCGAAATGGATTGGCAAGTATTGAAGAAGATTCTGGTCTTGATACATCAATTGCTTGTGATTCATGTGATCTATG GTATCATGCCTTCTGTGTGGGATTTGATACTGAAGGTACATCTGAAAGTACATGGTTATGCCCACG ATGCGAGGTTGATGAAGTTTCTAAAGAAACAGATACCAGTTCAATAAAGGAGGCAACCCTGGAGTGTAACCCAGATAATAATAACAGCGAATGTCATGCTGAGGATTCCTTTTCAGGAATAGTGTCTGTTTCCATTGCTGATACTGGGGAGACAGCTGTTGTTGTCTCAATGGTTGACCGAAACAAATGGGTTCCAGAAACAAACGAGAGAGGCCTTTGTCCTCCTGAAGTTGATGGGGATCGGTTGACTGAATCATGTAGTTTAATGTCTGATACTAATAATCAGCCGCAGGCAGCAGAGAAGACAACTTTGTCACCTATCATGAAGGTAGAAGAACTAGAGCTGTCCTTATCACACTCAACTTCTAAATCCTCCATGCATAATGATTTAAAGAAAATAGATAATGGAACAAGATGTGAGCTGAGTAGCTTTGATGGAACCAAGTTATTTGATGAGTCCCATGCCAAAACTAGTCCATGCAAAACTGAATCTGATATGGGTCTTCATCTGGGTTTATCGGTGGGCTCTTTTATAACTG TCAATGATGTGGACACGAGCAAAACAAAAGATCAAGCAACTGATGCCCTGTGCTCGAGTCCTGAAGTTTTTCCTTTGAAAG GAGATGAAATGGAAATCAATGCTTGTGAGGACAGTGACAGGGTGGCTGGTAGAAAGAGGAAGCATTTTGATTACAG TCACGAGCAAGTTCATACAAAAGCTGATGATGAAGACGCCAAGCCCGAACTATTGGTTGAAGCTTCACAAAAGAAAATTAGAGCAGCCGATAGTCAAATTATTAGTGCTAATGACTCGGCTGACGCTCAACTTTCTGACAATGCTAAGAAAAGTCCTGCTATAAAACGTTCTCCAACAAAGGAGATTGCGGCATCCGATATAATGAATATAGTTAAAGGGACAAACCGTAGGCTTTCCAAGGGACTAGCTGACACTAATGCGAGTGAAAAGTTAGCTGAAAAGAAAGGAAACATGGCTGGATTGAGGGTTAAAAAGATTATGAAAAGAGTTTCTGATGATGGAGAATCATCCTCAGTTGTCCAAAATCTAAGGAAGGAAATTAGAGAGGCTGTCCGCAACAAATCCTCTATAAGCTTTGAGGACAACCGTTTTGATAAAAATCTTCTTGAAGCTTTCAGGGCTGCTATAACAGGGCCTAAAACTGAACTTGTAAATAAGTTATCACCTACAGCTCTGAAGGCAAAGAAGTCAATGTTACAGAAAGGGAAAGTACGGGAAAATCTAACTAGGAAAATTTTCGCGACATCCAATGGAAGGAGAAAGCGGGCATGGGATAGGGATTGTGAAATTGAGTTTTGGAAATATCGTTGCATGAGAGCTTCAAAGCCTGAAAAGGTCGAAACTTTACAATCAGTTCTCGATCTTTTAAGAAAAAGTTCAGAGAATCCAGAATCAGAGCAAACACCCAGCTGTCAGGCCAAGAATCCAATTCTTTCCAGATTGTATATAGCAGATACATCTGTTTTCCCACGGAAACAGGATGTCAAACCTTTCTCAGAGCAAACTAAACTAAATAACCCATCTGCAAAAGGAACAAATCAATCTGTTGATAACAAGACTATCAAAGCAACAGAGGTAAATTATCTCTTATCAAAGACCAGAGTTTGTTCATCTGAGAAAAAAGTAGATAAGAAGATTGTACGTGGTCCAGTTGGTAAAGTACATTCAAGCAGTCACTCAGAAGGAACATCGGTTTCATCTTCAGCCAGTGCCAACGTTGGCACAAAGGAGTCAGGCCTTAAATCTGATTCTGTAAAAGGTGATAAAAGAAAATGGGCTTTGGAGGTTCTTGCGAGGAAAACAGCTGTTGGAAGCAAGAGCACATCAAATGAAAGTCAGGAAGAAGATGCAATTTTTAAAGGAAATTATCCTTTGCTT GCCCAATTACCAACTAATATGAGACCAGTGTTGGCACCTTGTCGCCACAATAAAATTCCTGTATCTGTGAGGCAG GCACAGCTTTACCGCCTGACAGAACGCTTATTGAAGAACGCAAATCTGCCAATCATTCGCAGAACTGCAGACACAGAATTGGCTGTTGCAGATGCAATTAATATTGAAAAGGAGGTTGCTGACAGATCCAACAGCAAACCAGTGTATCTGAATCTTTGTTCACAAGAGCTATTGCATCGCACAAATAACAAAAAATCGAATGCAGACACTGACAAGACTCCACCAACCTCGTCACCAGTGCATACTGATCAACCAGAACTAAATACTGATGATATGTCGACTGACCCTGACGTTCAAATAGCGTTGAAAAATGCTGGTCTGTTGTCTGATTCGCCACCAAGCAGTCCATATAAGGATAATGAAATATGTAATGAAAATGAAGTGTCAGGGCCCAAGGATATACTTGAACTAGATTCTAATCCTGAGCTGGATATTTATGGTGATTTTGAGTATGATTTGGAAGATGATGATTACATATGTGCTAGTGTTACAAAGGTCCCAAATCTAAAACAAGAGCAAAGTGAACCAAAAGTGAAACTTGTTTTCTCCACAACGAGCTTGAAGAAAACAAATAATGATTTGGATTGTGCAGACTGTAAGGGGTCTGAAAACAATGAAGTGCCAGGAGATACCTCTTGCTCCCCAGATTGTCAAAGTGATGTAGTCCACAGGGATTCTACCAATGATGCAGAGATTGGCCATCCTTCGGTTTCTTCTGGGCTTCTACCATGTGAGGATAGTGTTGATCCAGCTGATTCAGAATTTGAAGAATTATATGGCCCTGATAAAGAACCACTTATAAAAAAGTTTCCAGATGGTGAATTACGATCAGTACATGGAGAGGGCAAGACTGAATTTCAAAGTGAGAATAATAATTTCCATAAGGACGAAGAACATGTCTTAGACAAAGCAGTAAATGGTGCTGAATTAGGGAATGACAAATCTTCTAATATATCTGGGACTAATGAGAATATTCAAAGGAAGAAAGAGAAATCTGACATCCCTGCCCAACAGTCTAACAATGAAAATCCAATAGCAAAGAAG GTAGAAGCCTACATCAAGGAGCATATCAGGCCACTGTGCAAGAGTGGCGTGATTACGGCGGAGCAGTACAGGTGGGCTGTTGCAAAAACAACCGAAAAGGTTATGAAATATCATTGCAAATCAAAGAATGCGAATTTCCTCATAAAGGAAGGTGAGAAGGTAAAGAAACTTGCAGAGCAGTATGTTGAAGCAGCCCAAGAGAATAGAAAAAATTGA
- the LOC127101926 gene encoding uncharacterized protein LOC127101926, with protein MVNRNQNVDDIIRQVRHDDVAADNNLAAIVERIMVQNGVNFGLRRPNYTSALSEYILQSKAPLRTKIPKFTKFAGDTTKSNVEHVARYLIEVRDMSNNESLRIKKNPSSLTKNAFTWFKTLPQNLIHTWNQLKRMFHEQFYMGQAKISLKELASVRRKFTEPIDDYLNRFRLLKARCFTQILEHELVEMAAGGLNYSIRKKLDTQYLRDMTQLANRVRQLERLKEEKARANKGKRVAYVDFRNDDEGSCHEFPDFDDNEIDLAELTQGPPYACKVLAPFEWKKSCRT; from the coding sequence ATGGTGAATAGAAACCAAAATGTTGATGATATCATACGTCAAGTTCGACATGACGATGTGGCAGCAGATAATAACCTAGCAGCTATAGTCGAAAGAATCATGGTTCAAAACGGGGTAAATTTCGGCCTTAGAAGGCCAAATTATACGTCGGCCTTGTCAGAGTATATCTTACAATCAAAAGCACCCCTTAGAAccaaaatccccaaattcaccAAGTTTGCTGGGGATACTACTAAGTCGAATGTTGAGCACGTGGCGAGATATTTAATTGAGGTTAGAGATATGTCAAATAATGAGAGCCTTAGGATAAAAAAAAATCCAAGTTCTCTCACAAAGAATGCTTTCACATGGTTCAAAACCTTGCCCCAAAATTTGATCCACACTTGGAACCAACTGAAAAGAatgttccatgaacagttttacatggGGCAAGCGAAGATAAGTCTGAAGGAGTTGGCTAGTGTTAGGCGAAAGTTCACTgagccaattgatgactatctAAATAGATTTCGATTACTCAAAGCTAGGTGTTTTACGCAAATACTAGAGCATGAActggtcgaaatggccgctggGGGCCTTAACTATTCGATTAGAAAGAAATTAGATACTCAGTACTTAAGGGATATGACTCAATTGGCTAACAGAGTTCGACAGTTAGAACGTTTAAAGGAAGAAAAGGCTAGGGCGAATAAAGGTAAAAGGGTAGCCTATGTCGATTTCAGGAATGATGACGAAGGTTCATGTCATGAATTTCCAGACTTCGACGACAATGAAATCGACCTTGCTGAATTGACACAAGGGCCACCATATGCGTGCAAAGTTTTAGCCCCTTTTGAATGGAAAAAATCCTGTCGAACCTGA